The genomic interval CGTGATCACCAGTGGGGTCGTGCCGCCGAAGATCGACGCGGAGAGGTTGTAGCCGACCGACAGGGACCCGTAGCGGACGTTCGTCGGGAACAGGGCCGGGAGCGCGGCCGACATCGTGCCGAGCATGCAGACCAGGGAGAGGCCCAGCATCAGCATGCCGATGGTGATCGGGAGGATGCCGTCCACCCGGATGAGGAGGAACGCGGGCAGGGAGAGGACGAGGAAGCCCAGCATCCCGGTCATCAGCAGCGGTTTGCGGCCGAAGCGGTCGGACAGCTTGCCGATCTGGCTGATGATCGTCATCAGGAACACCATCACCGCCAGCAGGATCAACAGCCCGTGCGTCTCGCTGTAGCCGAGCTCGTCGGAGAGGTACGTCGGCATGTACGACAGCAGCATGTAGTCGGTGATGTTGTACGCGCCGACCAGGCAGATGCAAAGGACCAGCGTCCGCCAGTGCTGCCGGAAGATCTTCGCCAGGTCGCCCTTGGCCGTGGACTCGACGCCGTCCGCCGCCTCGCTCGCGTGCGCCGTGCCGCCCTCCAGCTTCTGGAAGGCGGGAGTCTCGTCCAGGCGCAGTCGCAGGTAGAGGCCGACCAGGCCCAGCGGGCCCGCGACGAGGAACGGGATCCTCCACCCCCAGGTTTCCATCTGCGCGTCGTTCAGGAGGGCGTACAGGGCCGTCACGAGGCCGGCGGCGCCGACGTAGCCGGCCAGGGTGCCGAACTCCAGGAAGCTGCCGAAGAAGCCGCGTCGTTTGTCGGGGGCGTACTCGGCGATGAACGTCGAGGCGCCGCCGTACTCGCCGCCGGTCGAGAAGCCCTGGAGC from Streptomyces sp. CA-278952 carries:
- the proP gene encoding glycine betaine/L-proline transporter ProP; this translates as MAAPDPHQAADPEAVKRHPTLFRAIRKRRNPRLRRTDITVTDDAAVKRAVKAASLGNAMEWFDFGIYSYLAVTIGHVFFPSGNETTQLLSSFATFAVAFLVRPLGGMFFGPMGDKVGRKKVLALTMILMAVGTFAIGLIPSHDTIGVWAAVLLIFFRMLQGFSTGGEYGGASTFIAEYAPDKRRGFFGSFLEFGTLAGYVGAAGLVTALYALLNDAQMETWGWRIPFLVAGPLGLVGLYLRLRLDETPAFQKLEGGTAHASEAADGVESTAKGDLAKIFRQHWRTLVLCICLVGAYNITDYMLLSYMPTYLSDELGYSETHGLLILLAVMVFLMTIISQIGKLSDRFGRKPLLMTGMLGFLVLSLPAFLLIRVDGILPITIGMLMLGLSLVCMLGTMSAALPALFPTNVRYGSLSVGYNLSASIFGGTTPLVITALISWSGSNLMPAYYAMAAALVGLIAVACMKETAQQPLIGSPPSVETDEEAAELVQAQAPDPKF